In Actinobacillus indolicus, a single genomic region encodes these proteins:
- the lolA gene encoding outer membrane lipoprotein chaperone LolA, which yields MKSMFKKSLLGVMFVSLSAFAVADDKAVAELQQRLEKASQYSADFDQTVRSSKGKQIQTGKGKFQVKRPNLFRMDTKSPQENLIVSDGETLWFYDPFVSQVTANWVKDAVSNTPFVLLTSNDKGNWEQYDVTQSMDNFVLKPKSKKSSIKQFDVRIDANGLLKGFSTIERDGQSNLYVLRNITTANLPNDLFKFSVPKGAELDDQRGKKAKK from the coding sequence ATGAAATCAATGTTTAAAAAATCGTTACTTGGCGTGATGTTTGTCTCTTTGAGTGCTTTTGCCGTTGCAGATGACAAGGCGGTTGCAGAATTACAACAACGTTTAGAGAAAGCGAGCCAATATAGTGCAGACTTCGATCAGACTGTACGTTCAAGTAAAGGTAAACAGATCCAAACGGGCAAAGGGAAGTTCCAAGTTAAACGCCCTAATTTATTCCGTATGGATACCAAAAGCCCACAAGAAAATTTAATTGTGTCAGATGGTGAAACCCTATGGTTTTACGATCCCTTTGTTTCTCAGGTTACAGCAAATTGGGTAAAAGATGCGGTAAGCAATACGCCATTTGTGTTATTGACAAGCAATGATAAAGGCAACTGGGAACAATATGATGTCACACAAAGTATGGATAACTTCGTATTAAAGCCAAAATCAAAGAAGAGCAGTATTAAACAGTTTGATGTGCGTATTGATGCTAACGGTTTACTGAAAGGTTTTAGTACCATTGAACGTGATGGACAAAGTAATCTTTATGTATTACGTAACATCACGACGGCAAATTTACCAAACGATTTGTTTAAATTCAGCGTACCTAAAGGCGCAGAGTTAGACGATCAACGTGGTAAAAAAGCGAAAAAATAA
- the mtgA gene encoding monofunctional biosynthetic peptidoglycan transglycosylase: MAKRKKKTLIQKLSHFFIPKQIKSVKSWLWFSFSRIGLAVASFYLSLTLIFSVIPVPFSAYMVQKKVEHLLQGDNYKIQYDWVSLDRISWQMQMAVIAGEDQRFPMHFGIDFDAIEAAIERNSKSKKKPRGASTISQQTVKNLYLWHGTSWIRKGIEVPLTFLVESVWDKQRVLEVYLNIAEFGDGIFGVEAAAKYYFKKSASQLTLQEASLLAAALPNPIIYRVKMPSQTMRSRQQWIIRQVNNLGGRSYLEKL, translated from the coding sequence ATGGCGAAGCGTAAGAAAAAAACTCTAATACAAAAACTATCTCACTTTTTTATACCAAAGCAAATTAAATCGGTAAAATCATGGCTATGGTTTAGCTTTAGCCGTATTGGACTTGCGGTGGCAAGTTTTTATTTATCGCTTACGTTGATTTTCTCTGTGATTCCTGTGCCATTTTCCGCCTATATGGTGCAAAAAAAAGTGGAACATTTGTTGCAAGGTGATAATTATAAAATCCAATATGATTGGGTCAGCCTTGACCGTATTTCTTGGCAAATGCAAATGGCGGTGATTGCAGGGGAAGATCAACGTTTTCCAATGCATTTTGGTATTGATTTTGATGCGATTGAAGCAGCGATTGAACGTAACAGTAAGTCGAAGAAAAAACCACGTGGCGCATCAACCATTTCGCAGCAAACGGTCAAAAATCTCTATCTTTGGCATGGCACAAGTTGGATCAGAAAAGGGATTGAAGTACCGCTGACTTTCTTAGTGGAATCGGTTTGGGATAAGCAACGTGTATTGGAAGTGTACCTGAATATTGCTGAATTTGGCGACGGTATTTTTGGGGTAGAAGCGGCAGCGAAGTATTATTTTAAAAAATCAGCGAGCCAGTTAACCTTACAAGAAGCCTCTTTATTAGCGGCTGCGCTACCTAATCCGATTATTTATCGTGTCAAAATGCCAAGCCAAACGATGCGCAGTCGTCAGCAATGGATAATTCGCCAAGTCAATAATTTAGGTGGCAGAAGTTATTTAGAAAAATTGTAG
- the trpR gene encoding trp operon repressor: MKPLYNQRDPNEWQQFIQLLNQAVAEDKTEALLSMLLTPDERSSLGLRVQIVRALLDSKISQREIQQQLGTSAATITRGSNMLKTVEPDILHWVSTKLNGEA; the protein is encoded by the coding sequence ATGAAACCACTTTATAACCAACGTGATCCAAATGAATGGCAACAGTTTATTCAATTATTGAATCAAGCGGTTGCAGAAGATAAAACAGAAGCATTACTCTCCATGTTATTAACGCCAGATGAGCGTAGTTCTTTAGGACTACGGGTACAAATTGTCCGCGCGTTACTCGATAGCAAAATTTCACAACGAGAGATTCAGCAACAACTCGGTACAAGTGCGGCAACAATTACACGCGGTTCTAATATGCTCAAAACCGTTGAGCCTGACATCTTGCATTGGGTAAGTACAAAATTGAATGGCGAAGCGTAA
- a CDS encoding cold shock domain-containing protein: protein MEVGIVKWFNNAKGFGFITSDIFDGDIFAHFSVIEGEGYRSLKMGQKVHFEFTNGDKGASASRIVPIVD from the coding sequence ATGGAAGTTGGAATTGTCAAATGGTTTAACAACGCAAAAGGATTCGGTTTTATCACCTCTGATATTTTTGATGGTGATATTTTTGCTCACTTTTCAGTGATTGAAGGGGAAGGTTACCGTTCGCTTAAAATGGGGCAAAAAGTACATTTCGAATTTACGAATGGTGATAAAGGTGCGTCTGCTTCTCGCATCGTTCCTATTGTCGATTAA
- the can gene encoding carbonate dehydratase — translation MKKIERLFANNHAWATQMKDEQSDYFKQLAEHQKPNFLWIGCSDSRVPAEKLTGLEPGELFVHRNVANLVIHTDLNCLSVVQYAVDVLDIEHIIICGHTNCGGIKAAIGMEDHGLISNWLLHIRDLWFKHSHLLGKLSSEQRADMLVRLNVAEQVYNLGRSTIVKAAWERGKKLSIHGWVYDVNDGFLNDQGVIATSRESLEITYRNAIAKLMSEADEMSAQYESQASNEQ, via the coding sequence ATGAAAAAAATCGAACGCCTATTTGCTAATAATCATGCATGGGCAACCCAAATGAAAGATGAGCAATCAGATTATTTCAAGCAATTAGCTGAACATCAAAAACCTAATTTTTTATGGATTGGTTGCTCTGACAGCCGAGTCCCTGCGGAAAAATTGACGGGTTTAGAACCTGGGGAATTATTTGTACACCGTAATGTGGCTAATTTAGTGATCCACACCGATCTAAATTGCCTTTCTGTTGTTCAATATGCCGTTGATGTTCTTGATATTGAACATATCATCATTTGTGGACATACCAACTGTGGTGGTATCAAAGCGGCGATTGGCATGGAAGATCATGGATTAATTAGTAACTGGCTACTACATATTCGTGATTTATGGTTCAAACATAGCCATTTACTTGGCAAATTATCTTCTGAACAGCGTGCCGATATGCTTGTTCGTTTGAATGTTGCAGAACAAGTTTATAATTTAGGTCGCTCAACTATTGTAAAAGCCGCATGGGAAAGAGGAAAAAAACTCTCAATTCATGGTTGGGTATATGATGTAAATGATGGTTTCTTAAATGATCAAGGTGTGATTGCAACGAGCCGAGAAAGTTTAGAAATTACCTATCGCAATGCCATTGCCAAATTGATGTCTGAAGCAGATGAAATGTCAGCTCAATATGAGTCACAAGCAAGCAATGAGCAATAA
- a CDS encoding Fic family protein, with the protein MSHLINDPIGALWLIQQAKVEPFARLPVVSGMAARRKTEVESETGFRKELYPESYRPANSYIAHLQFHLRNEIVHLEFLQRLFQIIDKQIIQDWINTEPTGQYARRVAFLYEWLTDKQLSAPDNIGGSYVDVLSDKYLITASQAQIEKCPRWRVNNNLAGNRDFCPTLVKTPQFEQAMNLNVQTLLNGLIDEFGEELLMRSSVWLTLRESKASFKIEGEGNQTTRIARFADVIARYTGKGEIPLDEMSLSHLQKEILGDKVPFHHYGVRLSPVFVGQTHHFQEIVHYIAPSYPLVSAKLAGLKAFWQKTQGQSPIMRSAVLAFGFVYIHPLADGNGRVHRFLFNDVLRRDGVLPENVILPISGVIAESAHERQRYFALLDEVSKPLMQSIGNDYSFSKQQKVYADGIRSNLIFDAESKANPIWSYLDLSHHVIYLARLLEQVVNRDMREESLYLLHHEQAREAIKEIMEMPNDYADRIIRSARQNRGKLTNKLVKEFDFLENNEDLWQQLLSAITQAFNNRF; encoded by the coding sequence ATGAGTCATCTAATAAACGACCCAATTGGGGCATTGTGGTTAATTCAACAAGCAAAGGTAGAGCCTTTTGCTCGTTTGCCTGTTGTGAGTGGTATGGCGGCTCGTCGAAAAACAGAAGTCGAAAGTGAAACGGGCTTTCGTAAAGAGTTGTATCCAGAAAGTTACCGCCCAGCTAATTCATACATTGCTCATCTGCAATTTCATTTGCGTAATGAAATTGTCCATTTGGAATTTTTACAACGCTTATTTCAAATAATAGATAAACAAATTATTCAAGATTGGATCAATACTGAACCTACAGGGCAATATGCACGGCGTGTTGCATTTTTATATGAATGGCTCACTGATAAGCAATTGTCCGCGCCAGATAATATCGGCGGAAGTTATGTAGATGTGTTGTCAGATAAATATCTGATTACCGCATCTCAAGCGCAAATTGAAAAATGTCCTCGTTGGCGAGTGAATAACAATTTAGCAGGGAATCGTGACTTTTGCCCAACCTTGGTCAAAACACCACAGTTTGAACAAGCGATGAATTTGAATGTTCAAACGTTATTGAACGGTTTAATTGATGAGTTTGGCGAAGAGTTGCTAATGCGTTCTTCAGTTTGGCTGACGTTAAGAGAAAGCAAAGCCAGTTTTAAAATCGAAGGGGAAGGTAATCAAACAACCCGTATTGCTCGTTTTGCTGATGTGATTGCTCGTTATACAGGGAAAGGCGAAATTCCCCTTGATGAAATGAGTTTAAGCCACCTGCAAAAAGAAATTTTAGGCGATAAAGTGCCGTTTCATCATTATGGCGTCCGTTTATCTCCCGTTTTTGTAGGTCAAACCCACCATTTTCAGGAAATTGTACATTATATTGCTCCTTCTTATCCGCTTGTTTCTGCCAAATTAGCAGGGTTGAAAGCTTTTTGGCAAAAAACACAGGGGCAATCACCCATTATGCGAAGCGCCGTATTGGCATTTGGCTTTGTTTATATTCATCCATTGGCAGATGGAAATGGGCGAGTTCATCGTTTTTTATTTAATGATGTACTGCGACGAGATGGCGTGTTGCCTGAAAATGTAATTTTGCCTATTTCTGGTGTGATTGCAGAATCTGCTCACGAGCGACAACGCTATTTTGCATTACTGGATGAAGTTTCTAAACCACTGATGCAAAGCATTGGCAATGATTATTCTTTTAGTAAGCAACAAAAAGTGTATGCTGATGGTATTCGCTCCAACTTGATTTTTGATGCGGAAAGCAAAGCTAACCCGATTTGGTCTTATCTCGATTTAAGCCATCATGTTATTTATTTGGCGCGATTGTTAGAACAAGTCGTTAATCGTGATATGCGAGAAGAATCATTATATTTGTTACATCACGAACAAGCCCGCGAGGCGATTAAAGAGATTATGGAAATGCCTAATGATTATGCTGACCGTATTATTCGAAGTGCGAGACAAAATCGGGGAAAATTAACCAATAAATTGGTCAAAGAATTTGATTTTTTGGAGAACAATGAAGACTTATGGCAACAATTACTTAGTGCGATTACCCAGGCATTCAATAATCGATTTTAA
- the lpcA gene encoding D-sedoheptulose 7-phosphate isomerase — protein sequence MYQQQILAELQEAQQVLNDFINDKQNLALIQQAALLISESFKQGGKVLSCGNGGSHCDAMHFAEELTGRYRENRPGYPAIAISDVSHLSCVSNDFGYEYVFSRYVEAVGQKGDVLFGLSTSGGSKNVLNAIKAAKEKGMKVIAMTGKDGGQMAGLADVEIRVPHFRYADRIQEIHIKVIHILMMLIEFEMAKAE from the coding sequence ATGTACCAACAACAAATTCTCGCAGAGTTACAAGAAGCACAGCAAGTATTAAATGATTTTATCAACGATAAACAGAATTTAGCCCTTATTCAGCAAGCGGCTTTGCTGATTTCAGAGAGCTTCAAACAGGGCGGTAAAGTGCTTTCTTGCGGTAATGGCGGTTCTCATTGTGATGCCATGCATTTTGCAGAAGAACTGACTGGTCGCTATCGTGAAAATCGTCCAGGCTATCCTGCGATTGCAATTTCGGATGTCAGCCATTTAAGCTGTGTGAGTAATGATTTTGGCTATGAATATGTCTTTTCGCGTTATGTGGAAGCCGTAGGGCAGAAAGGTGACGTACTCTTTGGATTATCAACATCGGGTGGTTCAAAAAATGTATTAAATGCGATCAAAGCTGCGAAAGAAAAAGGGATGAAAGTGATTGCCATGACAGGAAAAGATGGCGGACAAATGGCTGGTTTAGCCGATGTTGAAATTCGTGTGCCCCATTTCCGTTATGCAGATCGTATCCAAGAAATTCATATCAAAGTAATTCATATTTTAATGATGTTAATTGAATTTGAAATGGCGAAGGCAGAGTAA
- a CDS encoding type I restriction endonuclease subunit R gives MVTSTKEKDLEIAIEQALTGTCREQAVNQLNEPAGSYLTKHHGFQLGFSQDFDPHFALDMRLFWAFLRSSQKEELARFQQLNPNDWERKILERLDRSLKKYGVLQLLKKGLDIDNAHFDLLYPVPLASSGEKVKQRFEQNIFSCMRQVPYSRSSGETIDMVLFVNGLPIVTLELKNHWTGQTARYDGQKQYRNRDLSQTLLQFGRCLVHFTLDTEEAFMATKLAGANTFFLPFNKGHNQGKGNPPNPNGHRTAYLWQEIFTKQSLANIIQHFVRLDGSSKDPLEKRTLFFPRYHQLEVVRRLIEHAGQNGVGKRYLIQHSAGSGKSNSITWLAYQLIEAYPQNQTSANGRALDRPIFDSVIVVTDRRLLDKQIRDNIKEFSEVKDIIAPAMSSAELRESLEKGKKIIITTIQKFPFIVDGIADLSDKQFAVIIDEAHSSQSGSAHDNMNKAMGKEIDDLEDAQDLILKTMQARKMRGNASYFAFTATPKNTTLEKFGEQQADGKFKPFHLYSMKQAIEEGFILDVIANYTTYRSFYEIQKSIEDNPEFDSKKAQKRLKAYVERSQQTIDIKAEVMLEHFIIQVFNRKKLKGKAKGMVVTQNIETAIRYFKALNRLLNERGNPFKIVIAFSGSKVVDGVEYTEAEMNGFAESDTKDYFDKDEYRLLVVANKYLTGFDQPKLCTMYVDKKLTGVLCVQALSRLNRSADKLGKRTEDLFVLDFFNDTEEIKAAFDPFYTSTSLSQATDVNVLHELKMQLDEVGVYEQEEVNRFTEGYFTNLDVQQLSSIIDVAVNRFDLELGLEQAEKIDFKVKAKQFLKIYGQMAAIIPFEQLAWEKLFWFLKFLVPKLKVQDPSDEMDEILNAVDLSSYGLARTKLNHRIRLDDEETELDPQNANPRGAHQDDKTKDPIDEIIHNFNEKWFQGWGATPEEQRVKFLNIADRIRNHKDFEQKYKNNPDIHTRGIAFEQILRDVMSERHRDELELYKLFAKDPSFKTAWTQSLQRALGV, from the coding sequence ATGGTAACAAGTACGAAAGAAAAAGATTTAGAAATTGCCATTGAACAAGCATTAACAGGCACTTGTCGGGAGCAAGCGGTTAATCAGCTAAATGAACCTGCTGGGAGCTATTTAACCAAACATCACGGCTTTCAGTTAGGATTTTCGCAAGATTTTGATCCGCACTTTGCATTGGATATGCGTCTGTTTTGGGCTTTTTTGCGAAGCAGTCAAAAAGAGGAGCTGGCGCGTTTTCAGCAACTGAATCCAAACGATTGGGAGCGGAAAATTTTAGAACGCTTAGATCGTAGCTTGAAAAAATATGGCGTGTTGCAACTGTTGAAAAAAGGCTTGGATATTGATAATGCCCATTTTGATTTGCTTTATCCTGTTCCCCTTGCCAGCAGTGGTGAAAAAGTAAAACAGCGTTTTGAGCAGAATATATTTAGCTGTATGCGTCAAGTGCCTTACTCTCGTAGCAGTGGTGAAACCATTGATATGGTGTTGTTTGTTAATGGCTTGCCGATTGTTACCCTTGAATTAAAAAATCATTGGACAGGGCAAACCGCTCGCTATGACGGACAAAAACAATATCGCAACCGTGATTTATCACAAACCTTATTGCAATTTGGGCGTTGTTTGGTGCATTTTACTTTGGATACCGAAGAGGCCTTTATGGCAACCAAGCTTGCTGGGGCAAATACTTTCTTTTTGCCGTTTAATAAAGGGCATAATCAGGGCAAAGGCAATCCGCCGAATCCAAACGGGCATCGCACCGCGTATCTTTGGCAAGAGATTTTTACCAAACAAAGCCTTGCCAATATTATTCAACATTTTGTCCGTTTAGATGGTTCAAGCAAAGATCCGTTAGAAAAACGCACGCTCTTTTTCCCACGCTATCATCAGTTGGAAGTCGTTCGCCGTTTAATTGAACACGCAGGGCAAAACGGCGTGGGCAAACGTTATTTAATTCAACATTCGGCGGGTTCAGGCAAATCCAATTCAATTACTTGGCTTGCCTATCAGTTAATTGAAGCCTACCCACAAAATCAAACTTCCGCTAACGGCAGAGCCTTGGATCGCCCGATCTTTGATAGCGTGATTGTGGTCACTGACCGCCGTTTGCTAGATAAACAGATTCGCGACAATATTAAAGAGTTCTCGGAAGTAAAAGATATTATTGCGCCGGCAATGAGTTCGGCAGAATTGCGGGAATCCTTAGAAAAAGGTAAGAAAATCATCATCACAACCATTCAAAAATTCCCGTTTATTGTGGACGGCATTGCGGATTTAAGCGATAAACAGTTTGCGGTTATTATTGATGAGGCGCACAGTTCACAATCAGGCTCCGCGCACGATAATATGAATAAAGCGATGGGCAAAGAAATTGATGATCTTGAGGATGCGCAAGATTTGATTTTAAAAACGATGCAAGCGCGTAAAATGCGTGGCAATGCCTCTTATTTTGCCTTCACCGCAACACCGAAAAATACTACGTTGGAAAAATTTGGTGAACAGCAGGCAGACGGCAAATTTAAACCGTTTCATCTGTATTCTATGAAACAAGCGATTGAAGAAGGCTTTATTTTAGATGTGATTGCCAACTACACCACCTATCGCAGTTTCTATGAAATTCAAAAATCTATTGAAGATAATCCTGAATTTGATAGTAAAAAAGCACAAAAACGCTTAAAAGCCTATGTGGAGCGTTCTCAGCAAACCATTGATATTAAAGCGGAAGTGATGCTGGAGCATTTTATTATCCAAGTCTTTAACCGTAAAAAATTAAAAGGCAAAGCTAAAGGTATGGTGGTGACGCAAAATATTGAAACGGCAATTCGCTATTTTAAAGCGTTAAACCGCTTGCTAAATGAGCGAGGTAATCCGTTTAAAATCGTTATTGCGTTTTCCGGCAGTAAAGTGGTGGACGGGGTGGAATATACCGAAGCGGAAATGAACGGTTTTGCCGAAAGTGATACCAAAGATTATTTTGATAAAGATGAGTATCGCTTATTGGTGGTGGCGAATAAATACTTAACAGGCTTTGACCAGCCGAAGTTATGCACTATGTATGTGGATAAGAAACTAACGGGAGTGTTGTGCGTGCAGGCGCTATCTCGTTTAAATCGTAGTGCGGATAAATTAGGCAAACGAACCGAAGATCTGTTTGTGTTGGATTTCTTTAATGATACGGAAGAAATTAAAGCGGCGTTTGATCCGTTCTATACTTCTACCTCTCTTTCTCAAGCCACAGATGTCAATGTGTTACACGAATTGAAAATGCAGCTAGATGAAGTGGGCGTTTATGAACAAGAGGAAGTCAATCGTTTTACGGAAGGGTATTTTACCAATCTGGATGTTCAACAGTTAAGTAGTATCATTGATGTGGCAGTAAATCGTTTTGATCTGGAATTAGGCTTAGAGCAAGCAGAAAAAATCGATTTTAAAGTTAAGGCAAAACAGTTCTTAAAAATTTATGGACAAATGGCAGCGATTATTCCTTTTGAACAGCTTGCGTGGGAAAAATTGTTTTGGTTCTTAAAATTTTTAGTGCCTAAACTCAAAGTGCAAGATCCGAGCGATGAAATGGATGAAATTCTCAATGCGGTGGATTTGAGTTCTTATGGTTTAGCGAGAACGAAGTTAAATCATCGTATTCGTTTAGATGATGAAGAAACGGAACTTGATCCGCAAAATGCTAATCCGCGAGGGGCGCATCAAGACGATAAAACCAAAGATCCGATTGATGAAATTATCCATAACTTCAATGAAAAATGGTTTCAAGGTTGGGGTGCGACACCAGAAGAGCAACGAGTGAAGTTCTTAAACATTGCCGATCGTATTCGTAACCATAAAGATTTTGAGCAGAAATATAAAAATAATCCCGATATTCATACAAGAGGCATCGCTTTTGAGCAGATTTTACGTGATGTGATGAGCGAACGTCATCGCGATGAATTGGAGTTGTATAAGCTATTTGCTAAAGATCCCTCTTTCAAAACCGCTTGGACCCAGAGCTTACAGAGGGCGTTAGGGGTTTAA
- the xseA gene encoding exodeoxyribonuclease VII large subunit encodes MQNNILTISQLNYSVKQMLEVEFGSVWLIGEISNFSQPVSGHWYLTLKDEQAQVRCAMFRMKNMRVNFRPQNGMQVLVRANVSLYEPRGDYQVIIETMQPAGDGLLQQQFEQLKMKLAGLGLFAQEHKKPIPTFVKRVGIVTSSSGAALQDILHILQRRDPSLEVVIYPTLVQGKEATADIVQMIELANRRQECDMLIVGRGGGSLEDLWCFNEEAVAWAIYHSQIPIISAVGHETDVTIADFVADLRAPTPSAAAELVSRDQQELLRQLQHHADRVSLAFDRLWSEKLTQFDRLQLRLQAQHPAKQLQQQQYQLQQLEKRLIRAISHRSQQQQQQLAQLNQRLQLQHPQRQLQQRFQQLSHLEKQLKQQMEQLLLRKQQRWKNAVQRMERNPLPYRISAQMQHWHKLEQRLSYAIEKNISQRRQQFQTLCTQLDGLSPLAILARGYSVTQNQQGRALMSSRDIKIGEKLVTRFAEGKVISQVVEIQ; translated from the coding sequence ATGCAAAATAATATCCTAACCATCAGTCAGCTCAATTATTCCGTTAAACAGATGCTGGAAGTCGAATTTGGCAGTGTTTGGCTTATTGGCGAAATTTCAAACTTTTCACAACCTGTTTCTGGGCATTGGTATTTAACCCTGAAAGACGAACAAGCACAGGTGCGTTGTGCAATGTTTCGTATGAAAAATATGCGAGTGAATTTCCGTCCGCAAAATGGAATGCAAGTATTGGTGAGAGCGAATGTGAGCTTGTATGAACCACGAGGTGATTATCAAGTTATCATTGAAACGATGCAGCCTGCTGGCGATGGCTTGTTACAACAGCAATTTGAACAGCTCAAAATGAAATTGGCAGGGTTAGGGTTATTTGCTCAAGAACATAAAAAGCCTATTCCTACGTTCGTCAAACGTGTTGGTATTGTGACTTCATCAAGTGGTGCGGCATTGCAAGATATTTTGCATATTTTACAACGCCGTGATCCAAGTCTTGAAGTGGTGATTTATCCCACCTTAGTACAAGGCAAAGAAGCGACAGCCGATATTGTGCAGATGATCGAACTGGCGAACCGCCGTCAAGAGTGTGATATGCTGATTGTTGGGCGTGGTGGTGGCTCGCTGGAAGATTTATGGTGCTTTAATGAAGAGGCTGTTGCTTGGGCGATTTATCATTCTCAGATCCCAATTATCAGTGCCGTTGGACACGAAACCGATGTGACTATTGCGGATTTTGTGGCAGATTTGCGTGCACCAACGCCGTCGGCTGCGGCAGAGTTGGTCAGCCGTGATCAGCAAGAGTTGTTACGACAGTTACAACATCATGCCGATAGAGTGAGTTTAGCCTTTGATCGTTTATGGAGTGAAAAATTAACCCAATTTGACCGTTTGCAACTTCGTTTACAAGCTCAACACCCTGCGAAACAGTTGCAGCAACAGCAATATCAGTTACAACAGTTAGAAAAACGCCTTATTCGTGCGATTTCTCACCGTTCTCAACAGCAGCAACAGCAGTTAGCTCAGCTTAACCAAAGGCTTCAACTGCAACACCCACAGCGTCAATTACAGCAACGTTTTCAACAGCTTTCACACTTAGAAAAACAGCTGAAACAGCAGATGGAACAGCTATTGTTGCGTAAACAACAGCGTTGGAAAAATGCGGTACAACGCATGGAGCGTAATCCGCTTCCTTACCGTATTTCAGCTCAAATGCAACATTGGCACAAGCTAGAGCAACGTTTAAGCTATGCCATTGAGAAAAATATCAGCCAGCGTCGCCAGCAATTTCAAACCCTTTGCACTCAGTTAGACGGTTTAAGCCCACTTGCTATTTTAGCCAGAGGCTATTCCGTGACACAAAATCAACAGGGCAGAGCATTAATGTCTAGCAGAGATATTAAGATTGGCGAGAAGTTAGTGACACGTTTTGCAGAAGGAAAAGTGATTAGTCAGGTTGTGGAAATTCAGTGA
- a CDS encoding DUF1439 domain-containing protein, which translates to MKFLHKLSLSLLFALPQFTLANPLSISEQEINQYLSTRLAEKVPLEDSVGVPGLFQLDYKLSDLFTRIGQTEEKRVDISGVVDSLLRLKGKQYQVKLQLNMDTTPYYDAEKGALYLKDVRLKNWMAEPQKYQNELQMFLPMIADGLSSLLNNHPVYTLDETKTKEALVKKFGKQIIVEKGQIRLETNIF; encoded by the coding sequence ATGAAATTTTTACATAAACTTAGCTTATCGCTCTTATTTGCCTTACCACAATTTACTTTAGCCAACCCGTTAAGTATTTCAGAGCAAGAAATTAACCAATATCTTTCCACGCGTTTAGCGGAAAAAGTCCCCCTTGAAGATAGCGTAGGTGTACCAGGGTTATTCCAGCTTGATTATAAATTATCTGATTTATTTACACGTATTGGTCAAACGGAAGAAAAACGCGTGGATATTTCAGGCGTTGTTGACAGTTTATTACGCCTAAAAGGCAAACAATATCAGGTTAAATTGCAACTGAATATGGACACTACCCCTTATTACGATGCCGAAAAAGGCGCGCTCTATCTAAAAGATGTTCGTTTAAAAAATTGGATGGCTGAACCACAAAAATATCAAAATGAATTACAGATGTTCTTGCCAATGATTGCAGATGGGTTGTCATCTTTGTTAAATAATCATCCTGTCTATACGTTGGATGAAACAAAAACCAAAGAAGCCCTTGTGAAGAAATTTGGTAAACAGATTATCGTTGAAAAAGGGCAAATTCGCCTAGAAACGAATATTTTTTAA
- the frr gene encoding ribosome recycling factor, with translation MINEIKKDTQDRMEKSLEALKGHIAKIRTGRAQPSLLDGIQVEYYGSATPLRQLANVVAEDARTLAVTVFDRSLISAVEKAILTSDLGLNPSSAGTTIRVPLPPLTEERRRDLIKIVKGEGEQGKVAIRNVRRDANDKIKALEKDKQISENDERKAQEDIQKITDTYIKKVDEILADKEKELMDF, from the coding sequence ATGATCAACGAAATTAAAAAAGATACCCAAGATCGTATGGAAAAAAGCCTTGAAGCTTTAAAAGGACATATCGCTAAAATCCGTACAGGTCGTGCACAGCCAAGCCTATTAGATGGCATTCAAGTTGAATATTACGGTTCAGCAACGCCACTTCGCCAATTAGCGAACGTGGTAGCAGAAGATGCTCGTACATTAGCGGTAACCGTGTTTGACCGTTCATTAATTAGCGCCGTAGAAAAAGCGATTTTAACGTCTGATTTAGGTCTAAACCCATCTTCAGCAGGCACAACGATCCGTGTTCCACTTCCGCCATTAACAGAAGAACGCCGTCGTGACTTAATCAAAATTGTAAAAGGCGAAGGTGAGCAAGGTAAAGTGGCTATTCGTAACGTGCGCCGTGATGCAAATGATAAAATCAAAGCATTAGAAAAAGATAAGCAAATCAGTGAAAACGATGAGCGTAAAGCACAAGAAGATATTCAAAAAATCACCGATACTTATATCAAGAAAGTCGATGAAATTTTAGCGGATAAAGAAAAAGAATTAATGGATTTCTAA